A single genomic interval of Nostoc commune NIES-4072 harbors:
- a CDS encoding type IV pilin-like G/H family protein: MKTELKAKFLQHIIGKKKENEGFTLIELLVVIIIIGILSAIALPSFLNQANKGKQSEAKQYSGSMNRAQQAYFLENAAFTTVMDQLGLGIRTQTENYVYSVTGSDTLVTNNALSSKAPLKSYAGVVLKSTVLSTSEATTLAVLCQSNNVGQLTTAVNGSASTATATSPSLPTCPSSFAELTSK; the protein is encoded by the coding sequence ATGAAAACCGAATTGAAAGCAAAGTTTCTCCAACACATCATCGGCAAAAAAAAGGAAAACGAAGGTTTCACACTTATTGAATTACTAGTAGTAATTATTATTATCGGTATTTTGTCTGCGATCGCACTACCTTCTTTCTTGAACCAAGCTAACAAAGGTAAGCAGTCAGAAGCTAAACAGTACTCAGGTTCTATGAACCGCGCTCAACAAGCATACTTTTTGGAAAATGCAGCATTCACTACTGTTATGGATCAGTTAGGGCTTGGTATTAGAACCCAGACTGAGAATTATGTTTATAGTGTGACCGGGAGTGATACTCTAGTTACCAATAATGCTTTATCTAGCAAAGCACCTCTCAAATCCTACGCAGGGGTTGTTCTTAAATCAACAGTATTATCTACCAGTGAAGCAACTACTCTAGCTGTGTTATGTCAATCAAACAATGTTGGTCAGCTAACAACTGCTGTAAATGGATCAGCGTCAACAGCGACAGCAACTTCCCCATCACTACCAACATGTCCCAGTAGTTTTGCAGAGTTGACATCGAAGTAA